Proteins encoded together in one Rossellomorea sp. y25 window:
- a CDS encoding ReoY family proteolytic degradation factor encodes MTTPVSVNEKKEFIRWFLNRYQLKRRECVWILNYLMSHDQLMKKVHFVEESQYCPRGLVMSTHCVEDVPFRFYKENIMTTDAEKSFHDIRLNKDEDIYIQLNFSKANSSYQFAAVLEENPFMPKYLLINEKDRIVAEQFLKDSLQTFQRDRLLKAIDQALDTGDEKSFKKLTQELNSLS; translated from the coding sequence ATGACCACCCCTGTTTCTGTCAACGAGAAGAAAGAATTTATTCGCTGGTTTTTAAACCGATATCAACTAAAAAGAAGAGAATGTGTGTGGATACTAAATTACCTGATGAGTCATGATCAATTAATGAAAAAAGTTCATTTTGTGGAAGAATCTCAGTACTGTCCCAGGGGGCTTGTGATGTCCACGCATTGTGTTGAGGATGTGCCATTCCGCTTCTATAAAGAAAATATTATGACAACAGATGCAGAAAAGTCATTTCACGACATTCGTTTAAATAAGGACGAAGATATTTACATTCAATTGAACTTCAGTAAGGCAAACTCAAGTTATCAATTTGCAGCTGTACTTGAAGAAAACCCGTTTATGCCAAAGTATTTATTGATTAATGAAAAAGACAGGATTGTCGCTGAGCAGTTCCTTAAAGACAGTTTGCAAACCTTTCAACGTGACCGTTTGCTAAAGGCCATTGATCAGGCTCTTGATACCGGAGATGAAAAATCCTTTAAGAAGTTAACTCAAGAATTGAATAGCTTAAGCTAA